One Moritella sp. Urea-trap-13 genomic window carries:
- the hscB gene encoding co-chaperone HscB: MNHFELFGLPVNFELDSAGLATTYRDLQRTLHPDKFANGSERERLLSVQKSSQVNDAYSILKSPIQRAEYILAICHEDIRGEQKTLQDPMFLMQQMEQHERLEDIPHSADPEQEIADFDDELSLSIKQYLQEFNELVSIEHYNDAANVVRKLKFVYKLQTQLSTLEDSLLDY; the protein is encoded by the coding sequence ATGAACCATTTTGAGTTGTTTGGTTTACCCGTTAATTTTGAACTAGATAGTGCCGGTTTAGCAACAACATATCGAGATCTACAACGCACACTACACCCCGATAAATTTGCTAATGGCAGTGAGCGAGAACGCTTATTATCAGTGCAAAAATCTTCCCAAGTTAATGATGCTTATTCAATTCTTAAGTCGCCGATCCAACGTGCAGAGTATATCCTTGCCATTTGTCATGAAGATATTCGTGGCGAGCAAAAAACCTTGCAAGATCCAATGTTTCTAATGCAACAGATGGAACAGCACGAGCGTCTTGAAGATATTCCGCATTCTGCCGATCCTGAACAAGAAATTGCAGACTTTGATGATGAGCTAAGCTTATCAATCAAACAATATTTGCAAGAGTTTAATGAATTGGTCAGTATTGAGCATTATAATGACGCGGCGAACGTAGTGCGTAAATTAAAATTTGTTTATAAACTGCAGACACAATTAAGTACACTTGAAGATAGTTTACTTGATTACTAA
- a CDS encoding IscS subfamily cysteine desulfurase yields the protein MKKPIYLDYSATTPVDPRVAEKMMQCLTMDGIFGNPASRSHRFGWQAEEAVDIARNQIADLVNADPREVVITSGATESNNLAIKGAAHFYHKKGKHIITSKIEHKAVLDTCRQLEREGFEVTYLDPTSEGLITVEILEAAIREDTIIVSIMHVNNEIGAINDIAALGELCRSKKVLFHVDAAQSAGKLPIDFSELKVDMLSVSAHKIYGPKGIGALYVQRKPRIRLEAQMHGGGHERGMRSGTLATHQIVGMGEAFRIAKEEMQQDTDHAEALRKRFWAGIADIEEVYLNGHAEQRLVSNLNVSFNFVEGESLMMALKDLAVSSGSACTSASLEPSYVLRALGLNDEMAHSSIRFSFGRFTTEEEVDYATSIIKENISKLRDMSPLWEMFKDGIDLSTIEWDHH from the coding sequence ATGAAAAAACCTATTTATTTGGATTATTCTGCCACTACGCCTGTAGACCCACGTGTAGCAGAAAAAATGATGCAGTGTCTAACTATGGACGGCATCTTTGGTAACCCTGCGTCTCGTTCACACCGTTTCGGTTGGCAGGCAGAAGAAGCAGTAGACATTGCTCGTAATCAAATTGCAGATTTAGTAAATGCAGACCCACGTGAAGTTGTTATTACGTCGGGCGCTACTGAATCAAACAATCTTGCGATTAAAGGTGCTGCGCATTTTTATCACAAGAAAGGCAAGCACATTATTACAAGTAAAATTGAGCATAAAGCTGTGCTTGATACTTGTCGCCAACTTGAGCGTGAAGGTTTCGAAGTAACGTATTTAGATCCGACTTCTGAAGGTCTAATTACAGTAGAAATCCTTGAAGCTGCAATCCGTGAAGATACAATTATTGTTAGTATCATGCACGTGAACAATGAAATTGGTGCGATTAACGATATCGCTGCATTGGGTGAACTTTGTCGTTCGAAGAAAGTTTTATTCCATGTAGATGCTGCGCAAAGTGCGGGCAAATTACCAATCGATTTTTCTGAACTGAAAGTAGATATGTTATCAGTATCGGCTCATAAAATTTATGGCCCTAAAGGTATTGGTGCATTATACGTTCAACGTAAACCACGTATCCGCTTAGAAGCGCAGATGCACGGTGGCGGTCATGAACGTGGTATGCGTAGTGGTACACTTGCAACTCACCAAATCGTGGGTATGGGTGAAGCATTCCGCATCGCTAAAGAAGAAATGCAACAAGATACAGACCATGCTGAAGCATTACGTAAACGTTTCTGGGCTGGCATTGCAGATATCGAAGAAGTATATCTAAATGGTCACGCAGAACAACGTCTAGTAAGTAACTTGAACGTAAGCTTCAACTTTGTTGAAGGTGAGTCATTAATGATGGCACTGAAAGACCTTGCGGTTTCTTCTGGCTCAGCTTGTACATCTGCAAGTTTAGAACCGTCTTATGTACTACGTGCATTAGGCCTAAACGATGAAATGGCGCACAGCTCAATTCGTTTCTCATTCGGTCGCTTTACGACAGAAGAAGAAGTGGACTACGCAACCAGTATCATTAAAGAAAACATCAGTAAATTGCGTGACATGTCTCCTTTGTGGGAAATGTTTAAAGATGGTATCGATTTAAGCACTATCGAGTGGGATCACCACTAA
- the iscU gene encoding Fe-S cluster assembly scaffold IscU: protein MAYSEKVIDHYENPRNVGSFDKNDPTIATGMVGAPACGDVMKLQLKINADGIIEDAKFKTYGCGSAIASSSLVTEWVKGKSIEQAGEITNTTIAEELELPPVKIHCSILAEDAIKAAIDDYKKKKES from the coding sequence ATGGCTTATAGCGAAAAAGTAATCGACCATTATGAAAACCCACGTAACGTAGGTTCATTTGATAAAAATGATCCAACAATAGCGACCGGTATGGTTGGCGCACCAGCTTGTGGTGACGTAATGAAGTTACAACTTAAAATTAATGCTGATGGCATCATTGAAGATGCTAAATTCAAAACTTACGGTTGTGGTTCTGCTATAGCATCAAGCTCTTTAGTTACCGAATGGGTAAAAGGTAAGAGTATTGAGCAAGCTGGCGAAATTACTAACACGACGATTGCTGAAGAGCTTGAATTACCACCAGTGAAAATTCACTGTTCAATTCTTGCTGAAGATGCAATTAAAGCAGCTATTGACGATTATAAAAAGAAAAAAGAGTCTTAG
- the iscA gene encoding iron-sulfur cluster assembly protein IscA gives MAVTLSDSAAERVATYLDKRGKGAGLRLGVKTSGCSGLAYILEFVDAVDESDEVFVEKGVTVIIDKKSLVYLDGIELDFVKEGLNEGFEFKNPNMKGECGCGESFSV, from the coding sequence ATGGCTGTTACCTTATCTGACTCTGCTGCTGAACGTGTTGCGACTTACCTTGATAAACGTGGTAAAGGTGCTGGTTTACGTCTAGGTGTGAAAACATCTGGTTGTTCTGGTCTTGCTTATATCCTTGAGTTTGTTGATGCTGTTGATGAAAGCGATGAAGTTTTTGTTGAGAAAGGCGTTACCGTGATCATTGATAAAAAGAGCCTCGTTTATCTTGATGGAATCGAATTAGATTTCGTTAAAGAAGGTCTGAATGAAGGGTTTGAATTTAAGAATCCCAACATGAAAGGCGAATGCGGCTGCGGTGAAAGCTTCAGCGTGTAA
- the fdx gene encoding ISC system 2Fe-2S type ferredoxin produces MPKIIFLPHEELCPEGLSVEVEKGETILDVALRNKIIIEHACEKSCACTTCHVIVREGFESLEESDELEDDMLDKAWGLEPDSRLGCQAAVADKDLVVEIPKYTLNMVSESH; encoded by the coding sequence ATGCCAAAAATTATATTTTTACCTCATGAAGAACTATGCCCAGAAGGTCTCTCTGTAGAGGTTGAAAAAGGTGAAACAATCCTTGATGTTGCATTAAGAAACAAAATTATTATTGAACATGCTTGTGAGAAATCATGCGCCTGTACTACTTGTCATGTGATCGTACGTGAAGGCTTTGAATCATTAGAAGAAAGTGATGAGCTTGAAGATGACATGTTAGATAAAGCATGGGGTCTTGAACCGGATTCTCGTTTAGGTTGCCAAGCAGCTGTAGCGGATAAAGATCTGGTTGTTGAGATCCCTAAGTATACGCTGAACATGGTTTCTGAAAGCCATTAA
- the iscX gene encoding Fe-S cluster assembly protein IscX: MALAWSDSRDIAIELFEQYPEQDPQQVRFTDLRKMIIELDDFTDDPNHCGERVLEAVLLAWIDEY, translated from the coding sequence ATGGCATTAGCATGGTCGGATAGCCGAGATATTGCAATCGAACTTTTCGAACAATATCCAGAGCAAGATCCGCAGCAAGTCAGATTCACCGATTTACGCAAGATGATTATAGAACTAGACGATTTTACCGATGATCCCAATCATTGTGGTGAACGCGTACTTGAAGCTGTCTTACTTGCTTGGATTGATGAATATTAA
- the hscA gene encoding Fe-S protein assembly chaperone HscA encodes MALLQIAEPGQSAAPHEHRLAVGIDLGTTNSLVASVLSGSAKTLVDNTGLDILPSVVRYTTDSIVVGEDAAQQAVMDPENTISSVKRLMGKSFSDIDTARIPNVVVESASGQPLIKTVAGELNPVQVSAEILKALAARATESLAGELNGVVITVPAYFDDAQRQGTKDAANIAGLNVLRLLNEPTAAAIAYGLDAGQEGVIAVYDLGGGTFDISILRLNKGVFEVLATGGDSALGGDDFDHLVADWISTEAGLVGEQSLAMQRLLLNQAKQAKQALTDNDTVDITLSLDAINWQGSLSRATFETLIQPLVKRTLLACRRSLKDADISKDEVLEIVMVGGSTRVPLVREKVGEFFAQQPLTSINPDKVVAIGAAIQADVLVGNKPDSDLLLLDVTPLSLGLETMGNLVEKVIPRNTTIPVARAQEFTTFKDGQTAMTIHVLQGERELVSDCRSLARFSLTGIPPMAAGAAHIRVTFQVDADGLLSVSAMEKSSGVSASIQVKPSYGLSDDEVANMLKDSMTYAKEDVTARMLAEQQLEADRVMESLIVALQQDGKALLSDTEQAAIESAIQTLYKIRQGGDRDAIEKEIETVDKLTQDFAARRMDASIRKALQGQSVDKV; translated from the coding sequence ATGGCATTACTTCAAATTGCTGAACCGGGTCAATCGGCGGCACCTCATGAGCATAGACTTGCAGTCGGTATTGATCTTGGTACGACTAATTCATTAGTGGCAAGTGTCCTTAGCGGCAGCGCTAAAACGTTAGTTGATAATACTGGGCTAGATATTCTACCGTCAGTGGTTCGTTATACTACAGATTCAATTGTTGTTGGTGAAGATGCTGCACAACAAGCTGTAATGGACCCAGAAAATACAATTTCTTCAGTAAAACGTTTGATGGGAAAATCATTTTCAGACATTGATACTGCTCGTATTCCAAATGTAGTTGTTGAATCGGCATCTGGCCAACCGTTAATTAAGACGGTAGCGGGTGAACTGAATCCTGTGCAAGTTTCTGCAGAAATACTAAAAGCATTAGCAGCCCGTGCAACGGAGTCTTTGGCCGGTGAACTGAACGGTGTTGTTATTACGGTTCCTGCTTATTTTGACGATGCCCAACGTCAAGGTACTAAAGACGCCGCAAATATTGCGGGTTTAAATGTATTACGTTTATTAAACGAACCAACTGCAGCTGCAATCGCATATGGTTTAGATGCTGGTCAAGAAGGCGTTATTGCTGTTTATGATCTTGGCGGCGGTACTTTTGACATCTCTATTTTACGTCTAAATAAAGGCGTATTCGAAGTACTGGCAACCGGCGGTGATTCTGCACTGGGTGGTGATGATTTTGATCATTTAGTGGCAGATTGGATCAGTACCGAAGCTGGACTTGTTGGTGAGCAATCATTAGCGATGCAACGTTTGTTATTAAACCAAGCAAAACAAGCAAAGCAGGCACTAACAGACAATGATACAGTTGATATCACCCTGTCATTAGATGCTATTAATTGGCAGGGTTCATTAAGCCGTGCAACGTTTGAAACGCTTATTCAGCCATTAGTTAAGCGTACTTTACTTGCTTGTCGTCGTTCGTTAAAAGATGCCGATATCAGTAAAGATGAAGTACTTGAAATTGTCATGGTTGGTGGCTCAACTCGTGTACCGTTAGTGCGTGAAAAAGTCGGTGAGTTCTTTGCTCAACAGCCGCTAACTAGCATTAACCCAGATAAAGTTGTTGCGATTGGTGCTGCTATTCAGGCTGACGTATTAGTGGGTAACAAACCTGATTCAGATTTGTTATTACTCGACGTAACACCGCTGTCATTGGGTCTTGAAACTATGGGTAACCTAGTTGAAAAAGTGATCCCACGTAATACCACAATCCCAGTGGCACGTGCGCAAGAGTTTACCACGTTTAAAGATGGTCAAACGGCAATGACAATTCACGTGCTGCAAGGCGAACGTGAACTTGTGAGTGATTGCCGCTCATTAGCGCGCTTTTCATTAACTGGTATTCCACCAATGGCGGCTGGCGCTGCACACATTCGTGTGACGTTCCAAGTTGACGCTGATGGTTTATTAAGTGTCTCTGCGATGGAAAAATCATCAGGAGTCTCTGCTTCTATCCAAGTTAAACCGTCTTATGGTTTGAGTGATGATGAAGTGGCAAACATGCTTAAAGACTCAATGACGTATGCGAAAGAAGACGTAACAGCGCGTATGTTAGCAGAGCAACAATTAGAAGCTGACCGTGTTATGGAAAGCCTAATAGTAGCCTTACAACAAGACGGTAAAGCCTTGTTGTCAGATACAGAGCAAGCTGCCATTGAAAGCGCGATCCAAACGCTTTATAAGATCCGTCAAGGTGGCGATAGAGATGCGATTGAAAAAGAAATTGAAACAGTCGATAAATTAACACAAGATTTTGCTGCTCGTCGTATGGATGCATCTATCCGTAAAGCGTTGCAGGGTCAGTCGGTAGATAAGGTCTAA
- a CDS encoding Rrf2 family transcriptional regulator → MRLTSKGRYAVTAMIDLALHAELKPVPLAEISERQSISLSYLEQLFSRLRRKKLVASARGPGGGYKLGMLPGLISVGMIIDAVDENVKATKCDSSGGCNDGKRCLTHSLWDDLSERISDFLDNISLADLMTNNEIKQIVNEQDNDRKMLNKIDINII, encoded by the coding sequence ATGCGATTGACATCGAAAGGGCGTTACGCCGTTACAGCTATGATTGATCTTGCATTGCATGCAGAACTTAAACCTGTACCACTGGCTGAAATATCTGAGCGACAAAGTATTTCATTGTCGTATTTGGAACAGTTATTCTCTCGATTACGTCGAAAGAAACTGGTAGCAAGTGCAAGAGGACCTGGTGGCGGCTATAAATTAGGCATGTTACCTGGGCTTATTTCTGTTGGCATGATCATTGATGCAGTTGATGAAAATGTAAAAGCGACCAAGTGTGATTCCTCTGGTGGCTGCAATGATGGAAAACGCTGTTTAACGCATTCACTTTGGGATGACTTAAGTGAGCGAATTAGTGATTTCCTTGATAATATATCGCTTGCTGATCTGATGACTAATAATGAAATAAAACAGATCGTCAACGAACAAGATAATGACCGTAAAATGTTAAATAAGATTGATATAAATATTATTTAA